A region of the Candidatus Uhrbacteria bacterium genome:
GTTTGGCCAAGAAGCGTAATTTCAATCACGCCATGAGCAACAAGCTCGCGACACTCGTCGAGAATATCTTTGGCTGGACGATTACGCTCGAGACCGCGCGCATATGGAACAACGCAGTAGGTGCAGAACTTGTTGCAGCCTGTTTGAATCGTTACATAGGCCTGCACCGATGGAGCGCGGAGCGGATGGATTTTGAGATAATCATCCTCGAGCGAGTCGGAGTTCACGAGATCGGGACGCAGCTCTGAAATCCAGCGTGGAAGATGGATCATTTCCGGCGTCGGGAAATACAGGTCCGTCGCTGGGAGCTGCTTCTTGAATGAGGACGCTTTATCGCGTCCCGGCATACAACCCGTGACCGCCACAATCATTTCGGGCTTGGTCTTTTTGTATTCCAGATACTTTTCCTGCGCACCAAACACACGATTTTCTGCAGATTGGCGGACGGAACACGTGTTAATGATAATGAGGTCCGCAATTGACTCATTTTCCGTAGACGAAAAGCCGAGCGAATCGAGGAGTCCCGCGATGCGCTCGGAATCGTTCTTGTTCATTTGGCACCCGTAGGTGGTGATGGAATAGGTCGGCACGGTGCGACGCTACCACAGCTTTACTTTCCTTTGAAGTCTCTGATCGCCTTTACGACCTTGGAGTCTTCTTTCAGATCTTGGATGAAGAGAATTTGCTCGCGATTGATCTCCAGCTTGTCTTCCGGTCCATGCGCTTCTTTTCCAAGCTTGATCAGTGTCATGTCACCAGAGCCGAGCATGGTCACATCGGGAATCAACCCGTCTTTAGCTTGGAAGTAGTAGACATCCGTTAGACGTACATATTTTGACCAAGGATTAGCCGCTTTTCCAAAGTAAACCTGACCGTCACTTAGGAATACGGCCTGAAACGCATTCGGTTTAATAAGGGCGTTCAGACAAAAAATGTAGCCAATATAACCAATGATTCCGAGCAGCAAAATAAAACCAGCAACGATCAATTGACGTTTGGTGGTTGAAGTAATTTTTAGAGTAAGGGTACCTGGGTCAACAATTCTTGGCATATGAGGATTCTAGCATGAATTACGGTGCAGGCTCAGGGGCTGGCTCTGGTGCTGGCTCCGGAGCAGGCTCCGGTTCAGGAGTCGGCTCTGGTTCCGGAGTTGGAGCAGATTCCGGGGCGGGCTCCGTGCTTGTCGGCGACGCAGGGACTTCTGGCGGCGGCTCGATACCGGTGTCTGTAGCTATGTCCGGAATGATCGGCCCACCAAGGATGATTTCGACGGTTGAAGTCGTCCCGTCGGAAATCGTCACAATGCCCTCTTCGGCTCCAAAAGCGGTCCAGTTAAATAAGACAGCCTCTGCTTGCTCCGGACGCATAGCGATATCAAACCCTTCCACGGTCACATTTTCCACACCGTAGTCGATCGACTTGAGGCCAATCGGGGTAATGCTTACGATTGGCTGCTTGTCATACGTATTTTCAAATCGTACGCGGAGCTGTGTTGCACCGCTCAGCATTTTGGCTTGGCCAACCGTATCCGATCCAAAGTTCACCCGCTCTTTGACAACAACCACGCCGCTAAAGGTCGATGTCGAAACAAAAACGTCCGTGGACTCGATCGGCGAATCCGTCACCGTAATCGAGCCGGTTGTTGTGGCGCCGATTCTGTTTTGCAGATCCGTAATGAGACCCTGCTGCTCTTTCACCGAGTTGATCAACGCATAGGTAAGTGCGTTGGGATCAAAAGTGAATACTTCGGTTTTTTCTACATCATCTTTATTAAGCTTCATTCGTGTAGAAGAAACCATATATGGCGCGATACCCTGAACATCCTGCGCGATAACGCCGATGTAACTCGTACCAGTCGCTATGCCTCCGAGACCGTTGTAACGGAAATGTACTGGGTTGATCTTTGTAATGACATTCAATCCATCAACAAACGAAGAGACGTCTTCTTTCAAACGCTGGTCTGAGAACGTCTGCCAGGTACCTCCTCCAATCTTTGAGGCATCTCCATTCACACTGAGTAGATTATCTGGCGCCAATGTTCCAATACCGACTTGACCTGACTCATCAATAGTAAATACGGATGCGGATCCTGGGCGATTGGGATACACCGAGAATGTACCGTTGATATTGGCACTTCTACCCACATGCAAGCCACCTTTGACCTCAAGCTCTCCTCCGATAGAAGCGTCCTCACGCGTCGCAAGCGTATCTGTCTCCAGGCCGCCAATTTCTGCTTGCTGAAATACGGAGCCGCCTAAGTCAAACACCTCTAATATCCGATCACTGGAGTTGGGAACAAAGATATATCGACCCTGTACAGCAGCGTATTGCGGGGAGCCACCCGTCCTGTTTGAACCTAAATAGATAGGACTTGCGCGATTTGTAATATCGATAAAATCAACCGTATCATTACCAGAAGCAGTCACATAAGCCATATCTCCTTGCACATTTACCGAGATTGGATCCCTATTCGTATTTTCCGTGCCTGACAACACTGGAGAAGCTGGGTTTGAAATATCAATTATCTCCAAGGTTCGATCTCGATTAGAAACAACGTATGCATAACGCCCCTGAACCTGAACATCCGTAGGTAAGCGATTCGTTGCAATAGTACCAACAATCGATGGTGCGCTCGGTAATCGAATGTCGACAATCTGCAGTTCTCCGGTTGAGCAAACCACGTATGCATATCGATCCTTTACCGTCATGCGCGCAGGATCGGCACAAATACCGAGACTCGTAACAGGTGTGGCTTGCGAAGGATCAGCAACATCGATTACTTCAAAGCGTCCACTATCACCCGCCGTGTATGCATAGCGACCTTGAACAGCAAGCGCCCTTGGACCAGCCGAAATCCCTTCTGCATCCGAGACACTAATATTTACCGGGTCCGTAATGTCATAAATATAGAGTAGAGCTGTGTCGTTTGCAATAACATAAACATAGTGGCCAAGAACAACGACGTCTACCGGTACCTTATCCACCGACACAGAACCTAGCACGGCCATATTTGCAGGTTCCGTCACATCGACAATATTCAATTCGAAAGAGTTGCGATTTATTACCGCTGCGTAACGACCCTGGATATCGACCGCGTATGTTCCTGCCGACAGCCCAATACTACTTATCGCAGGTTGATCAAAGCGCGCCGCTACTTGAAACTGGCTTACTGGTGTCGCTGTTCCAATGCCAACGTTTTGCGCTTCCGTCACTCGCATTACCTCAGTATTGTTTGTACCAAATACGATGGGAGTCGATATATCCGTGTTCAGCATCAATCCTGAAGGAGCATTGCTGCGAATAAAACTCCCTGTCGCAAGCGGGATATTGCCCAATGTACCCCCAACAGAAGCTCCGTATTGATAAAAGCCTAAAGTATTTCCTGCATTATCCGATGTCCCAATTCTTGCCGTACCACCAGCATTATTACTCTTCGCAACGATCGCTGCTTCGGATAACGAGTTCTCAACGGTCAACGCCCATTGTGGATTTGTCGAATCACCAAAACCAACGAATCCATTTGCATTATTTATCACCATGCGAGAAGCAGCGCCCGGACCAACAATTCCACCAGGACCATTCAAGATCTGGAATTGACGATCGCCATTTTGCGTCATGCTCCACGTCGAGGTTCCGAGGTTGATGGTATTGATCCAGGCGTTATTCCAACGTGAAGTGGAAGCGCCGAGGTCAAAGGCGAGGCCGGTTTGCGGGAGAATTGTTTGAAACGTGGAGGTATTTTGAACGTAGATAGGGAGTGTCGTTGTGTTTCCGCGAGCGGTAACGGTCTGGAAGGTGTCAGCGGAATTGGTACCAGTTGCAACAACAGCCCAACCCGTAAGCGTATTGGTACCCGTCTCCTTGATGTACATGCGGCCATTCGTTGAATCGATCGCAAGATCACCGATAGAACCGGTTGTGTTTCCGTTAGGCACGGCATCGACACGGAATAACTGGAAGTCACCCCCAGCATTAGCGACGGTCATGATTGCTTGTGTATTTGTTGCGCCGTTATTAAACCGCGCGGCGAGATTTGTGCCGCCGCTCAAGCCTGCAAGAGCAATGTCAAGACCAATGTTTAAACCCGTTGAATTTAGACCGCCGTCATCGGGATTAATAATGAGCTGAGTCGTATCCCCTGTTTGGTTACCAGAATTAGTCGCGCTCGCGATTCTTTGACCAAAACGAGCTGTTCCAGAACCCGTTAGTGCGTTGTTTACACGGAATTCGCGATTTGATTGGACAATGTTAGCGCTCGTGATCGAAAAATCCGCCTGCGTCGTTCCGCCATTGGCGCCAAGGTGCAGCTGCCTTCCGGTTAATGCATTGATGTACGTATCTCCGCTAGCCGTACGAATTGTAAAGACATCAGAGCTGTTGCCTTGTTGCGCATAAATCGTGTCCCCTGCGCCCGTTACTCTGAGCGCGTGACTTGAGGCGCTTGCACCTACATTCATCGTATAGTTACCGCCGCCGGTCGTCTCACCTGCAACCGTCACAATACCTGTTGTACCCACCGTGATGCGATTCGTGCCGTTTGTTTCAAGCGCTAAACTCTGCGTATCATTTGTTCCGAGCACCGCGGTTGCGCCAAACGAATTACCATTTTGCTGGAAGAAGTTGCTCGTCGAAGGGATCGTACCCGTCGCTATAGAAACCCATCCGGTATTTGTTCCAGCACCCGTCTCCTTGAGATAGAGCCGGCCATTCGTCGAGTCAACCGTCAGATCGCCCTGCGAACCCGCAATCAGACCCTCGGGCGTGGTTGAAGCATTGAAGATCTGGAAATTGCCGACAGGATTCTCTACCGTCAAAATACCGACCGCTTGGTTGGAAGTGCTCAATAAATGCAGCTTGGTCGCTGGGGTCGATGTACCAAAGCCGACA
Encoded here:
- a CDS encoding tail fiber domain-containing protein → MQGAYDAGRTITALEGQPVSIFAPSRSQSFLGYNPAFVIGGDGIDGNATSTGFSVGKLNAGPNRIDFLKLGEGVDRFDNSSYASMYFTNTGGVYPVAAYSLFDVLGGQTANIEMNYDSMDISHNSSSINFFANQSAVTYGFNFNAAASGDVSLLQLSQTGGSVNMFVNTGSPEGVYTADSGSLYMRTDGPDGASQLYVKTTDGGNTGWFALSSASSTGNSLDSAYDDTGAGAGRVIVVDSGPVELSVPVSGGLSPSHFRIVAGGTSDGYSFHTDSDGARMYLSADATNPTGTNSGMIQYLGNSFGADYFNIANRSGTGIVMASGTHMRLNLGGSQVGVFNNTGNFGVGVTTATARLHIGTGAASTTAITTYQNNGGDIQQFVTQASPEGAVTGSLGDIAFDSANGRMYIKETGTNTNTGWVGVATGTNTADTLQTVTARGNTTTLPIYIQNTSTFRDIIPEAHNTYSLGSTTTRWAQLFAGIVNVGTSTWSLAQSAGQRFSIFDGGSGTGNERFSISATSGNVGIGTVNPTSKLYVNVGNGDGITVRATNNAYLAVGTSDTNEWKLASDGTAPNRFDLMYNGASFIAVSSTGGVAIGTVPYTSNRLSVNGSLAVGGTGYSTVNAPANGLIVQGNVGFGTSTPATKLHLLSTSNQAVGILTVENPVGNFQIFNASTTPEGLIAGSQGDLTVDSTNGRLYLKETGAGTNTGWVSIATGTIPSTSNFFQQNGNSFGATAVLGTNDTQSLALETNGTNRITVGTTGIVTVAGETTGGGNYTMNVGASASSHALRVTGAGDTIYAQQGNSSDVFTIRTASGDTYINALTGRQLHLGANGGTTQADFSITSANIVQSNREFRVNNALTGSGTARFGQRIASATNSGNQTGDTTQLIINPDDGGLNSTGLNIGLDIALAGLSGGTNLAARFNNGATNTQAIMTVANAGGDFQLFRVDAVPNGNTTGSIGDLAIDSTNGRMYIKETGTNTLTGWAVVATGTNSADTFQTVTARGNTTTLPIYVQNTSTFQTILPQTGLAFDLGASTSRWNNAWINTINLGTSTWSMTQNGDRQFQILNGPGGIVGPGAASRMVINNANGFVGFGDSTNPQWALTVENSLSEAAIVAKSNNAGGTARIGTSDNAGNTLGFYQYGASVGGTLGNIPLATGSFIRSNAPSGLMLNTDISTPIVFGTNNTEVMRVTEAQNVGIGTATPVSQFQVAARFDQPAISSIGLSAGTYAVDIQGRYAAVINRNSFELNIVDVTEPANMAVLGSVSVDKVPVDVVVLGHYVYVIANDTALLYIYDITDPVNISVSDAEGISAGPRALAVQGRYAYTAGDSGRFEVIDVADPSQATPVTSLGICADPARMTVKDRYAYVVCSTGELQIVDIRLPSAPSIVGTIATNRLPTDVQVQGRYAYVVSNRDRTLEIIDISNPASPVLSGTENTNRDPISVNVQGDMAYVTASGNDTVDFIDITNRASPIYLGSNRTGGSPQYAAVQGRYIFVPNSSDRILEVFDLGGSVFQQAEIGGLETDTLATREDASIGGELEVKGGLHVGRSANINGTFSVYPNRPGSASVFTIDESGQVGIGTLAPDNLLSVNGDASKIGGGTWQTFSDQRLKEDVSSFVDGLNVITKINPVHFRYNGLGGIATGTSYIGVIAQDVQGIAPYMVSSTRMKLNKDDVEKTEVFTFDPNALTYALINSVKEQQGLITDLQNRIGATTTGSITVTDSPIESTDVFVSTSTFSGVVVVKERVNFGSDTVGQAKMLSGATQLRVRFENTYDKQPIVSITPIGLKSIDYGVENVTVEGFDIAMRPEQAEAVLFNWTAFGAEEGIVTISDGTTSTVEIILGGPIIPDIATDTGIEPPPEVPASPTSTEPAPESAPTPEPEPTPEPEPAPEPAPEPAPEPAP